In Panthera leo isolate Ple1 chromosome B3, P.leo_Ple1_pat1.1, whole genome shotgun sequence, a single genomic region encodes these proteins:
- the RNASE13 gene encoding probable inactive ribonuclease-like protein 13 — protein sequence MAVAVAWLVFLQLAFGTALVVDIEMQIAIKDFHMLHVDYPRVHYPKGFQGYCNGLMAYVRGRKQKSWYCPQIHYMVHAPWREVQKFCKYSESFCENYNEYCTFTEDSFPITICSLAPNQPPTSCHYNSTLTNQRLYLLCSGKRDAEPIDIIGVY from the coding sequence ATGGCAGTAGCTGTGGCCTGGCTTGTGTTTCTCCAGCTTGCTTTCGGGACAGCTCTGGTTGTGGACATCGAGATGCAGATTGCCATCAAGGACTTCCACATGTTACACGTCGATTACCCCAGGGTGCACTACCCAAAGGGCTTCCAGGGCTACTGTAATGGTCTCATGGCCTATGTACGGGGCAGAAAGCAGAAGAGCTGGTATTGCCCGCAAATCCATTATATGGTGCATGCCCCCTGGAGAGAAGTCCAGAAGTTCTGCAAGTACAGTGAGAGTTTCTGTGAGAATTACAACGAATACTGTACATTCACAGAGGACTCCTTCCCCATCACGATCTGTTCTCTGGCCCCTAATCAGCCGCCCACCAGCTGCCACTACAACAGCACCCTAACCAACCAAAGGCTCTACCTGCTCTGTTCCGGAAAGCGTGATGCGGAACCGATAGATATCATTGGTGTCTACTAG